In a single window of the Papaver somniferum cultivar HN1 chromosome 8, ASM357369v1, whole genome shotgun sequence genome:
- the LOC113306036 gene encoding uncharacterized protein LOC113306036, translating into MFGASGSVSVSGKMSSPAYRSPTAGSTEVTPSATPGDVATQATEQPTQDPAPESKPKRKGRVTSKVWNDFARLSEEVAECNHCKKKMQAKTQGNGTSNMRTHLTRCRENLNRKKKGQQSLVFTIPKPGKSSQLLSLSYDKEMCRRKLAEFVIQDVLPFR; encoded by the coding sequence ATGTTTGGAGCAAGTGGTTCAGTTTCTGTGTCGGGCAAGATGTCATCTCCAGCCTATCGATCTCCAACTGCCGGGTCTACTGAAGTGACACCTTCCGCAACACCTGGAGATGTTGCTACACAAGCAACGGAGCAGCCTACACAGGACCCTGCACCTGAAAGTAAACCAAAGAGGAAGGGCAGAGTAACTTCTAAAGTATGGAATGATTTTGCTAGACTCAGTGAGGAAGTAGCAGAATGTAATCACTGTAAGAAGAAAATGCAAGCCAAAACTCAAGGAAATGGAACATCTAATATGAGGACACACCTGACTAGATGTCGTGAAAATCTCAACAGGAAGAAAAAAGGACAGCAAAGCTTGGTGTTTACAATACCAAAACCTGGGAAATCTTCGCAACTACTTTCTCTTAGTTATGACAAGGAAATGTGTAGAAGGAAATTGGCTGAGTTTGTGATACAAGATGTGCTACCTTTCAGATAG
- the LOC113303031 gene encoding DNA mismatch repair protein MSH2-like: MDESLQDQNKLPELKLDSKQAQGFISFFKSLTKDPRAIRFFDRRDYYTAHGENATFIAKTYYYTTTALRQLGSGSDGISSVSVNRNMFETIVRDLLLERTDHTLQLYEGSGSNWRLSKSGTPGNLGSFEDVLFANNEMQDSPAIVALYPNFRENECTIGLSYVDLSKRVLGLAEFVDDSQFTNVESALVALGCKECLFPLESGKSIEIKSLHDALSRCGVLLSERKKTEFKSRDLAQDLSRLIKGSIEPVRDLLSGMDYASGSLGALLSYAELLADESNYGNFTIQKYNLDSYMRLDSAAMRALNVLESKTDANKNFSLFGLMNRTCTAGMGKRLLNRWLKQPLLDVTEINSRLDLVQAFVEDTALRQDLRQHLRRISDVERLMHNLEKKRAGLQHIIKLYQSSIRLPYIKSALERYDGQFSPLIKEKYLDQLECYIDDNHLNKFVALVETAVDLEQLENGEYMISPGYDQKLCELKSERDAVEQKIHNLHKETANDLDLPLDKALKLDKGTQFGHVFRITKKEEPKVRKKLATQFIILETRKDGVKFTNSKLKKLGDQYQKVLEEYTSCQKEIVARVVRTAATFSEVFDTLAGILSELDVLLSFADLATSCPTPYARPNITAADEGDIVLEGSRHPCVEAQDGVNFIPNDCNLIRGKSWFQIITGPNMGGKSTFIRQVGVNVLMAQVGCFVPCDKAHISVRDCIFARVGAGDCQLRGVSTFMQEMLETASILKGATDRSLIIIDELGRGTSTYDGFGLAWAICEHLVAVTKAPTLFATHFHELTALAHENAYSELSKKPNQGVANYHVSAHIDSESHKLTMLYKVEQGACDQSFGIHVAEFANFPESVVALAREKAAELEDFSPDLIISNHSKEEVEPKRKRECDSEDMSRGAARACRFLQEFTALPFEQMESKQAFQHISKLRSDLEKDASDSSWLQQFF; this comes from the exons ATGGATGAAAGCTTGCAGGATCAGAATAAGCTGCCGGAACTAAAATTAG ATTCTAAACAAGCTCAAGGGTTTATCTCATTTTTCAAAAGCCTAACCAAA GATCCTAGAGCTATTAGGTTTTTTGATCGTCGG GATTATTATACTGCACATGGTGAAAATGCAACTTTTATAGCAAAGACATACTACTACACTACTACTGCTCTGCGACAACTTGGTAGTGGCTCTGATGGTATTTCCAGTGTGAGCGTCAACAGGAATATGTTTGAAACCATTGTCCGTGATCTTCTATTGGAAAGGACAGACCATACACTACAGCTCTATGAGGGTAGTGGTTCAAATTGGCGGTTATCAAAAAGTGGAACCCCCGGAAACCTGGGCAGTTTTGAAGATGTTTTATTTGCCAACAATGAGATGCAAGATTCTCCTGCGATAGTTGCGTTGTATCCAAACTTTCGCGAGAATGAATGCACTATAGGGTTGAGCTATGTTGATCTGTCTAAGAGAGTACTTGGATTGGCAGAATTTGTGGACGACAGCCAGTTCACAAATGTCGAATCAGCTCTAGTTGCTCTTGGATGTAAAGAATGCCTCTTTCCACTGGAGAGTGGAAAATCTATTGAAATTAAAAGCTTGCATGATGCGTTGTCTAGATGTGGTGTCCTTCTTAGTGAGAGAAAGAAAACTGAATTTAAGTCGAGGGATTTGGCGCAGGACCTTAGTCGTCTCATCAAGGGCTCAATTGAACCTGTTCGTGATTTACTCTCTGGTATGGACTATGCATCTGGGTCTCTTGGAGCATTGCTGTCCTATGCAGAATTACTTGCAGATGAGAGTAATTATGGTAACTTTACTATCCAAAAGTACAATCTTGACAGCTACATGAGGTTAGATTCTGCTGCTATGAGAGCATTAAATGTTTTGGAGAGCAAAACAGATGCAAACAAGAATTTCAGCTTGTTTGGTTTAATGAATAGAACATGTACTGCTGGTATGGGAAAAAGGTTGTTAAATAGGTGGTTGAAACAACCTTTACTAGATGTAACTGAAATCAACTCCAGGTTGGATTTGGTCCAGGCGTTTGTCGAAGATACTGCTCTTCGCCAAGATCTGAGACAGCATTTGAGAAGGATTTCAGATGTTGAGCGGCTAATGCATAACCTTGAGAAAAAAAGAGCTGGTTTGCAGCACATTATAAAGCTTTATCAG TCAAGCATCAGACTTCCGTATATTAAAAGTGCTCTGGAACGATATGATGGCCAATTTTCACCACTGATAAAAGAGAAGTATCTTGATCAACTTGAGTGTTATATTGATGATAATCACTTGAATAAGTTTGTTGCTCTTGTTGAAACCGCTGTTGATCTTGAGCAACTTGAGAATGGAGAGTACATGATATCACCTGGTTATGATCAAAAGCTATGTGAACTAAAATCTGAACGGGATGCAGTAGAGCagaagatacataatttacacaaAGAAACTGCTAATGATCTTGATCTTCCTCTAGATAAGGCTTTGAAGTTGGATAAAGGGACACAGTTTGGACATGTTTTCAGGATTACAAAGAAGGAAGAGCCTAAAGTTAGGAAGAAGCTAGCAACACAGTTTATAATCCTTGAAACTCGAAAGGACGGGgtaaagtttacaaactcaaagCTTAAAAAGTTAGGGGATCAGTACCAAAAGGTACTAGAAGAGTATACAAGCTGTCAAAAAGAGATCGTTGCTCGAGTGGTCCGAACTGCAGCGACGTTTTCTGAG GTTTTTGATACATTAGCTGGGATTCTTTCTGAACTAGATGTCTTGCTTAGCTTTGCTGACCTTGCCACTAGTTGTCCAACTCCATACGCAAGACCAAACATAACTGCTGCG GATGAAGGAGATATTGTACTAGAAGGGAGTAGACACCCTTGTGTTGAGGCTCAAGATGGAGTAAATTTTATTCCAAATGATTGTAATCTG ATTAGGGGTAAAAGCTGGTTTCAAATCATTACGGGCCCTAACATGGGTGGAAAATCTACATTTATTCGGCAG GTTGGTGTGAATGTTTTGATGGCACAAGTTGGCTGCTTTGTTCCTTGTGACAAAGCACACATTAGTGTTCGTGACTGCATTTTTGCTCGTGTTGGTGCTGGTGATTGCCAG CTTCGTGGAGTCTCCACTTTCATGCAAGAAATGCTAGAAACTGCTTCGATATTGAAAGGAGCAACAGACAGGTCGCTTATAATTATTGACGAGTTGGGGCGTGGGACATCAACTTACgatggatttg GTTTAGCTTGGGCAATATGTGAGCACCTTGTTGCAGTGACAAAAGCACCAACTCTATTTGCAACTCACTTTCACGAACTGACTGCGTTAGCTCATGAAAATGCCTACAGTGAGCTATCTAAAAAGCCCAACCAGGGCGTGGCAAATTACCATGTTAGTGCGCATATTGATTCGGAAAGTCACAAGCTGACCATGCTTTATAAG GTTGAACAAGGAGCTTGTGATCAAAGTTTTGGTATTCATGTAGCAGAGTTTGCAAATTTCCCTGAAAGTGTTGTTGCCCTTGCTAGAGAAAAGGCTGCAGAGTTGGAAGATTTTTCACCAGATTTGATCATTTCAAACCATTCAAAAGAAGAG GTTGAACCTAAACGAAAGCGTGAGTGTGATTCCGAGGACATGTCTAGAGGAGCTGCTAGAGCTTGTCGATTCTTGCAGGAATTTACTGCTCTGCCATTTGAGCAAATGGAGTCGAAGCAGGCCTTTCAGCATATCAGCAAATTGAGAAGCGACTTAGAAAAGGATGCATCTGACTCCAGTTGGCTCCAGCAATTCTTCTAG